The Mya arenaria isolate MELC-2E11 chromosome 16, ASM2691426v1 genome includes a window with the following:
- the LOC128221058 gene encoding uncharacterized protein LOC128221058, with protein sequence MPGRGRGVKRRKTRQAETEPEEELSSPLDDVSKGNKNVVDFEEILQRSNVLETNTSFNIGCGAVAGNTPELVAASSTVAPLPAPITHLPCAPGGPSPIRLAPDDVAAHVPDLIRSQIRRGEFVNLALLLKGSLELTDFCSGTTLQLTAEGQLLSRPRECRDKIGTIEKWTDAFIIYMSIYIQANPSKASELLQYMWTIRECAGRQGGLAWRSYDEQFRLRQAFEPSSWAHINTDLWWRCMLMPAAATPAPSPRGTFPSRMARVCHFFNMGSCTWPNCRFRHICSSCGQGHSASVCTLSNRVPQRAQSFHTSQHFNVPRQPFRGRHPTSFNDNIRGATPRHF encoded by the coding sequence ATGCCAGGACGGGGGAGAGGAGTTAAGAGGAGGAAAACTAGGCAAGCGGAAACGGAGCCAGAGGAAGAGCTGAGCAGCCCGCTGGACGACGTGTCCAAAGGTAATAAAAACGTTGTTGACTTTGAAGAGATTCTTCAAAGATCAAATGTGTTAGAAACAAATACATCGTTTAACATAGGGTGTGGTGCGGTAGCGGGGAATACCCCCGAACTTGTAGCAGCGTCCTCCACCGTAGCTCCCCTGCCTGCCCCCATTACACATCTGCCTTGCGCGCCGGGGGGACCTAGTCCAATTAGGTTAGCCCCCGACGACGTAGCAGCCCACGTCCCCGACCTAATTAGAAGTCAGATCAGGAGGGGAGAATTCGTAAATTTGGCTCTGCTTCTGAAAGGTTCGCTCGAACTTACCGATTTCTGTTCGGGAACAACTTTACAATTGACGGCGGAAGGCCAGTTGCTCTCTAGGCCGAGGGAATGTAGGGATAAAATCGGCACGATCGAGAAATGGACCGatgcttttattatatacatgtccaTATACATTCAGGCCAATCCATCTAAAGCATCCGAGCTACTGCAATACATGTGGACGATTAGAGAATGCGCGGGACGTCAGGGCGGGCTGGCGTGGCGCAGCTACGACGAACAGTTTAGGCTACGGCAGGCATTCGAACCCTCATCATGGGCACATATTAACACGGACTTATGGTGGCGATGCATGTTAATGCCGGCCGCGGCCACGCCTGCCCCAAGCCCAAGGGGAACCTTTCCAAGCAGAATGGCGAGAGTGTGCCATTTTTTCAACATGGGCAGCTGCACGTGGCCTAACTGTAGGTTTCGGCACATTTGCTCTTCCTGCGGCCAAGGTCACTCAGCATCAGTATGCACATTATCTAACCGCGTACCACAGCGCGCCCAGTCATTTCATACGTCACAACATTTCAATGTCCCGCGCCAGCCCTTTCGCGGGCGCCATCCCACCTCATTCAATGACAACATTAGGGGAGCAACACCACGTCATTTCTAA